A stretch of DNA from Nitratireductor thuwali:
CGCAAGACTATTCCGAGGTCAAGCCCGAAACGCCGATGCTTGGGCCGCCGCTGCCCGGTGACCTTGGAGGTCCCATCCTTGAACGTCAGCGCCAGCTTGGTATCGCACCGGGGCAGGAGGTTTCCGCCGAGGAACAGCGTTTGGCCCAGCAGGCAATCCAGGCCCGTGAGTCGGAGGTTTTCTTCCGGATCGAGAATAAGGCCGATACGATGATTACCGCCGAAAGGAAGCGCCTTGGATCCAAGCCTATGGAAACTGCATTGCCACCAGAAGCCAGGTTTGCGCCGGCTTCCGTGGCGCCGGCCGAAGGAGATCAGAACAACCAGCAGCGCAAGCTCGATTTCATCGGTCAGCGCGCTACGGAGGGGATTTACAATCGCCATGCCTTGCAAACGCCTGCTTCGCGCTACCAGATCATGGCTGGAAGCGTGATAGCTGCCAGTTTGATCACCGGCATCAATTCCGACCTGCCAGGCCTCGTCGTCGCTCAGGTCACCGAGAACGTGTTTGACACGGTGACCGGCAGCGTTCTGTTGATCCCGCAGGGTTCGCGTCTCGTCGGTACATACGACAGCGTCGTCGCCTTTGGCCAAAGGCGGGCGCTTCTCGTCTGGCAACGCGTCCTGCTGCCCGACGGATCATCGATCCAAATTGAAAATCTTCCCGCCACCGACGCCGCTGGCTATGCCGGACTCGAGGACGAGGTCGATTTCCACACTTGGCAGCTGATCAAGGGTGTTGCACTGGCCACTTTGCTCGGCGTCAGCACAGAACTTAGCCTCGGTCAGGATGAAAGCGATCTCGTGCGCGCCATCCGTCAATCGACCCAGCAGAACGTCAACCGCGCTGGCCAGCGCATCACCGAAAAGAACCTCAATATCCAGCCAACTATCACCGTTCGCCCTGGCTGGCCGCTGCGCGTTATTGTCCAGAAAGATTTGGTTCTGCGGCCTTATAGAGGCTAGTGCCCGCCGTGGAGCCTTTGTGAAAATCATGAAAGTTCAAATGACAGATATAGGACTCGCAAACTGCCCGGCCTTACACCAGCAGGTGTCACCGTCAGTGCAGGAAGGAACCAAACTCTCCGCGGCTAAGCTGAGCAGAACAGACTGCACTACGTTCTCCATTGACGCGCTCTTGCTGATCAATTATCAAACAAGACTAAACAGGCTCATTATACAGGTATAAGAATGGTGCGACGTTCCGATGCCTCGTCACTCGGACGAGGTAAGCCCGAACAGATCGCGACCGTCCTGGAGAAGGAAATACGGTCCGGCGTTCTTGGCTTTGGCGATCGGCTGCAGAGCGAGAACGAGTTGGTCCAGCGCTTCTCGGTTAGCCGCAGCACAGTTCGCAAGGGGCTGGAGGAACTGACCTCCCGCGGCCTGATCACCACGCGCGTCGGCATCGGTTCCTTCGTTACCTTCGACGGCAAGACGGTTGATGACGCCGTCGGGTGGTCGCAGGCGCTAGCGAATGCCGGCGCTAACGCTGAAACACGCACCATGCGGCTGGAAGTCATGGAGGACGAGGCGCTGGCGGCGAAGCTCGAACTCGACAGCGCATTGTTCATCGCTGTCGAGCGGGTGCGAACCAATGCCAGCGACGGCCATGCGATTTCCATCGAGCGCAGCCGCCTGCCGCTGTCTGCCGAACTCGAGGATGTGCCGCTGCGCGGCCTGCGCGAGGGATCGCTGCATCGAACGTTGCGCGCAGCAGGCCTCGTGCCGGACCATGGCGAGGAATGGGCGGATGTCGAAATGCTGAATGCCGAGGACGCTGCCATTCTGGGCTGCCCGGCGGGTACGGCATTTTTGCGGACGCGTCGGCTGACGCGGGCGACCGACGGCCGTCCGATTGAATATGTCGTCAGCCTGCTCAACCCGGCCCATTTCGCGCTGCATCTGGAGTTCTGAGGGATGGCGCGGGGGGCAGGGGGGACGGTCGACCGGGCGATGGGCGCTCTGATCGGCGGCGCGCTCGGGGATGCGCTCGGCATGCCGACCCAGCTGCTGTCGCCGGCGCAGATCAAGAGGGCATACGGTTTCGTGGATCGCTTTGTGGTTCCGGAAGAAGATCATCCGGTTTCGAAGGGATTGCCGGCCGGCACTGTCACGGATGATACCGAACAGACCATGCTTCTGGGGCGCCTGCTGCTGGAGTCCGGCGGCTGTTTCGATCACAGGCAATGGGTTGCCGCATTGGTCGAATGGGAGCGGGATGTGAAGGCGCGTGGCAGCTATGATCTGCTCGGGCCGTCGACCAAACGCGCCATCGATGCGATCAATGACGGTGCGGCGCCGGAGGAGGCGGGCCGTGGCGGCGATACCAACGGGGCGGCGATGCGCATCGCACCGGTGGGAATCATGATGCCGCCGGAACCGCTCGACAGGCTGGTCGCCAAGGTCGCGGAGACGAGCCGGGCGACGCACAACACGTCAGTCGGCATCGCCGCGGCGGCCGCCGTGGCAGCGGCCGTCAGCAGTGGCGTTGCCGGCGCCGGCTGGCACGAGGCTTCCGCTAAGGCAGTCGAGGCGGCGCGCCTTGGGGCATCGCAAGGCCATTGGGTGGCCGGCGCCGACATTGCCGCACGTATCCGCTGGGCGGGTGAACTGGTGCGCGGCAAGGCGGCTGCAGACGCGATC
This window harbors:
- a CDS encoding GntR family transcriptional regulator, whose amino-acid sequence is MVRRSDASSLGRGKPEQIATVLEKEIRSGVLGFGDRLQSENELVQRFSVSRSTVRKGLEELTSRGLITTRVGIGSFVTFDGKTVDDAVGWSQALANAGANAETRTMRLEVMEDEALAAKLELDSALFIAVERVRTNASDGHAISIERSRLPLSAELEDVPLRGLREGSLHRTLRAAGLVPDHGEEWADVEMLNAEDAAILGCPAGTAFLRTRRLTRATDGRPIEYVVSLLNPAHFALHLEF
- a CDS encoding ADP-ribosylglycohydrolase family protein, with translation MARGAGGTVDRAMGALIGGALGDALGMPTQLLSPAQIKRAYGFVDRFVVPEEDHPVSKGLPAGTVTDDTEQTMLLGRLLLESGGCFDHRQWVAALVEWERDVKARGSYDLLGPSTKRAIDAINDGAAPEEAGRGGDTNGAAMRIAPVGIMMPPEPLDRLVAKVAETSRATHNTSVGIAAAAAVAAAVSSGVAGAGWHEASAKAVEAARLGASQGHWVAGADIAARIRWAGELVRGKAAADAIGLIVDLVGTSVASQESVPAAFAVVEVAGGDPWRAAVISANLGGDTDTIGAIAAGMAGACASLSSLPREHIAALKGIDLADMRSLATGLVGARSARAGGKDDAA
- a CDS encoding TrbI/VirB10 family protein — protein: MTDTSASHASPKVNPERLQLRASPRHAVRFKRGLIIVIAALGSGTILGVTTIALQGPALRLKDQAEELYHTERKPMAEGLETLPQDYSEVKPETPMLGPPLPGDLGGPILERQRQLGIAPGQEVSAEEQRLAQQAIQARESEVFFRIENKADTMITAERKRLGSKPMETALPPEARFAPASVAPAEGDQNNQQRKLDFIGQRATEGIYNRHALQTPASRYQIMAGSVIAASLITGINSDLPGLVVAQVTENVFDTVTGSVLLIPQGSRLVGTYDSVVAFGQRRALLVWQRVLLPDGSSIQIENLPATDAAGYAGLEDEVDFHTWQLIKGVALATLLGVSTELSLGQDESDLVRAIRQSTQQNVNRAGQRITEKNLNIQPTITVRPGWPLRVIVQKDLVLRPYRG